A genomic segment from Aegilops tauschii subsp. strangulata cultivar AL8/78 chromosome 1, Aet v6.0, whole genome shotgun sequence encodes:
- the LOC109784133 gene encoding uncharacterized protein: MRIRRSAARLLGSAYSAPAPPQPDLPLPPPPPPPPPPPPPPVLEPCSSHAGGDRVTAGGTSSAERCELSRSPWELMAQLDPSDPKEVEHFMGKYFVSVPCRTSWLFQASILAASIKGEEQEEDMAGDMADEVFAKQRHKVAKMKRTVRENRGGEKNAWGLKKATEVQSDEDDFVAAGGGELWVCTKNDGKRRFCRRPVSQPDSFCVYHSDPKSALPPASSAASKPSISAKPRKRRRVDAGEGYLYYAGFGPSLSKRQRSSSNVLESLPAEQEEEALPEEHTAGPAQTVDADHQAASAHVDEPRCDEMAGIAGGDEESSDDALGCNDEPRVVGVNGNIKRKSPFKKRWRKPVKARSLKSLMC, from the exons atgCGGATCCGCAGGTCTGCCGCCCGCCTGCTCGGCTCCGCCTACTccgcccccgcgccgccgcaaCCAGACCTCCCGCttccgcccccgcccccgcccccgcccccgcccccgccgccgccagtACTGGAGCCCTGCTCCTCCCACGCGGGGGGCGACAGGGTCACGGCCGGGGGGACCTCCTCCGCGGAGCGGTGCGAGCTCAGCCGGTCGCCGTGGGAGCTCATGGCCCAGCTCGACCCCTCCGATCCCAAG GAGGTGGAACACTTCATGGGGAAATACTTCGTCAGTGTCCCATGCCGGACGAGCTGGCTCTTCCAGGCCAGCATTCTTGCGGCCTCCATCAAGGGGGAGGAACAAGAGGAGGACATGGCCGGAGATATGGCTGACGAGGTCTTTGCCAAACAGCGGCATAAGGTTGCCAAGATGAAAAGGACAGTCAGGGAAAACAGAGGGGGTGAGAAgaatgcgtgggggctgaagaaGGCCACGGAGGTTCAGAGTGATGAGGACGATTTCGTAGCTGCCGGAGGAGGAGAACTTTGGGTGTGCACCAAGAACGACGGCAAGAGGAGGTTTTGCCGGCGGCCGGTGAGCCAGCCCGATTCCTTTTGTGTATATCACTCAGATCCTAAGTCTGCGCTGCCGCCggcttcatcagcagcctccaaACCCTCCATCAGCGCCAAGCCACGTAAGAGGAGGCGTGTCGATGCAGGTGAGGGGTACTTATACTACGCTGGGTTCGGCCCGTCCCTCAGCAAGAGGCAGAGATCAAGCAGCAATGTACTAGAATCTTTACCTGCTGAGCAAGAGGAGGAGGCACTGCCTGAAGAGCATACTGCAGGTCCAGCCCAAACTGTTGATGCAGACCATCAAGCGGCATCAGCACACGTTGATGAGCCTAGGTGCGATGAGATGGCCGGGATTGCGGGCGGGGACGAGGAGAGCAGCGACGACGCGCTTGGCTGCAACGATGAACCCCGGGTTGTTGGCGTCAACGGCAACATCAAGAGGAAGAGCCCGTTTAAGAAGAGGTGGAGGAAGCCTGTGAAAGCTCGCTCACTCAAGTCATTGATGTGTTAG